Below is a genomic region from Nocardioides panacis.
GGGTGGCGGGTCCGGCCCCGCGCCGCAACCGGTTATTTGCGTCCGGGGGTGCCTCGCCGTCTACGCTCGACGTCCGTGCACCCGTTGTCTGGAGACCCCCTTCCCGTGAAGTCCCTCGTCCGTCGTGCCGCCGCGGCCGTGTCCGCCGTCCTCGTCACCGGCCTGGTCGCCGTGCCTCCCGCGGGTGCCAGGGAGGCTCCCGCGGCCGTCGGGTCCGCCGGCATCGGCGACCCCTACTTCCCGCGGGACGGCAACGGCGGCTACGACGTCGCGCACTACGACATCCACGACTCCTACGTGCTGAGGAGCGGCGCGCTGCGCGGGCACACGGCGGTCTCGGCCGTCGCGACCGAGCACCTGAGGTCCTTCGACCTCGACCTGATGCTCACGCCGGACAGCGTGACCGTCGACGGCAAGCGGGCGAGGTTCGCGAAGTCCGGCCCGCACGAGCTGGTCGTGACCCCCCGCCTCGGCGATCCCCTCCGGCCGGCGGTTCGTGACCGAGGTGAGCTACCACGGGGTCCCGAAGCGGCTGTCCTACGGCGGCGAGAAGCCGTTCTTCGCGGAGAAGGACGAGGCGCTGGCGGTCAACCAGCCGCACATCGCGCCGTGGTGGTTCCCGGTCAACGACCACCCGCGCGACAAGGCGACCTACGACGTGACCGTGGCCGTCCCCCGCGGCAACCAGGTGATCGGCAACGGCACGCTGGTCTCCCGCCGTACGACGGGCGCCCGGACGTCGTACCACTGGCGGATGAGGCAGCCGATGTCCAGCTACCTCGCGTTCTTCGCCGCGGGGCGCTACCGCGTCGAGTCGGGGGTCAGCCACGGGCTGCCGTGGACCGTCGCGGTCTCCAAGTGGTTCGGCCCCACGGCGCAGGCCCAGCAGCTCAGGCTGATGAAGGCCTCGCCGGGCATCGTGCGCTGGCTCTCGACCCAGTTCGGCCGCTACCCGTTCGACTCCACCGGCGGTGTCGTCACGTCGCTGGACACCGGCTTCGCGCTGGAGAACCAGAGCCGCCCGACGTACCCGTTCCTCGGCAACGGCCACGAGGCGCACACCACCGTCGTGCACGAGCTCGCGCACCAGTGGTTCGGCGACGACGTGTCCGTCCGGCGGTGGAGCGACATCTGGCTCAACGAGGGCTTCGCGACCTGGGCCGAGTGGCGCTACGACGAGACCCACGGCCGCACCGGCGCGGCCGCCCGGCTCCGGCAGCAGTACTCCTCGCACCCGGCCTCCGACCCCTTCTGGCGGCTGCGGATCGCGGAGCCGGGACACAAGCGGCTCTTCGACGTGCCGGTCTACGACCGCGGCGCGATGACCCTGCAGGCGCTCCGCAACCGCATCGGTACGACGGACCTGCTGCGCGTGCTGCGCGCCTGGGCCGCCCAGCACTCCTACTCCACGGGCACCGTCGAGGAGTTCGAGGCGCTCGCCGCCCGGGTCAGCGGGCAGGACCTGGACGGGTTCTTCGACGCGTGGGTGCGCACCGGCCGGCGTCCCGCGCCGACCGCCGCCAACGGGCTGGCCTGACCAGGTCCTGGCCTGGAGCCGCCCCGGTCTGCAAGATGGGGCCATGGCCGACTACCGCACCGAGCACGCCAGGAGCATCGAGGACCCGGAGGGGTACTGGGCCGAGCAGGCCCGGCTCGTCGACTGGATCAAGAAGCCGCAGAAGGTCCTCGACGACGAGCACCCGCCGTTCTACCGGTGGTTCCCCGACGCGACCCTGAACACCTGCTACAACGCGCTGGACCGGCACGTCGTGCACGGCCACGGGGACCGCACGGCGCTGATCTACGACAGCGCGGTGACGGGCACGAAGAAGAGCTACAGCTACGCGCAGCTGCTGGAGCAGGTCGCCGCCTTCGCGGGCGCGCTGCGCGGGTTCGGCGTGGTCGCCGGCGACCGGGTGGTGATCTACATGCCGATGATCCCGGAGGCGGTCGTCGCGATGCTCGCCTGCGCGCGGCTCGGCGCCGTGCACTCGGTGGTCTTCGGCGGCTTCGCGCCACGCGAGCTGGCGGTGCGCATCGACGACGCGCAGCCCAAGGTGATCCTGGCGGCGTCCTGCGGCATCGAGCCGAGCCGGGTCGTGGAGTACAAGCCGATCATCGACCGCGCCCTCGAGCTCGCCGAGCACCAGCCCGACGCCGTGGTGGTCAAGCAGCGCCCGCAGGCCGAGGCGGTGCTGCGCGAGCCGCTGGACGTCGACTGGGACATGGCCCTGAAGGCGGGCCGCACCGACCCCGCCGAGTGCGTCGAGGTCGCTGCCACCGACCCGCTCTACGTGCTCTACACCTCCGGCACGACGGGCAAGCCGAAGGGCATCGTCCGCGACAACGGCGGGCACGCCGTGGCGATGGCGTGGTCCCTGCCGAACATCTACGACGTGCACGCCGGCCAGGTCTGGTGGACCGCCTCGGACGTCGGCTGGGTGGTGGGCCACTCCTACATCGTCTACGCGCCGCTGATCAACGGCGCGACGACGGTGCTCTACGAGGGCAAGCCGGTCGGCACCCCGGACGCCGGCGCGTTCTGGCGGGTGATCGAGGAGCACGGGGTCGAGGCGCTGTTCACCGCCCCCACCGCGATCCGCGCGATCAAGAAGGAGGACCCCGACGGCAGGCTGCTGGCCGGCCGCGACCTGAGCCGGTTCCGCACGCTGTTCCTGGCGGGGGAGCGGCTCGACCCGGAGACCTACCACTGGGCCACCGAGCGCCTCGGCGTCCCGGTCGTCGACCACTGGTGGCAGACCGAGACCGGCTGGCCGATCGCGGCGAACCTGCGCGGGCTCGCCCCGATGCCGATCAAGGCCGGCTCGCCCTCGGTGCCGGTGCCGGGCTTCCAGGTCGAGGTCCTCGCCGAGCTGGGCGTCGCGGTGCCGCCCGGGTCCGAGGGGGCGATCTGCCTCAAGCTGCCGCTGCCCCCGGGCACCCTGACGACGCTGTGGCGCGACGACGAGCGGTTCGTGTCGTCTTACCTCTCCGCCTTCGAGGGCTACTACCTCTCCGGCGACGGCGGGTACGTCGACGAGGACGGCTACCTGTTCGTGATGGGCCGCACCGACGACGTCATCAACGTGGCCGGGCACCGGCTCTCCACCGGGTCGATGGAGGCGGTCCTGGCCTCGCACGAGGCGGTCGCGGAGTGCGCCGTGATCGGCGTGGCCGACCCGTTGAAGGGCCAGGTCCCGCGCGGCTTCGTGGTGCTCAAGGCCGGCGTGGCCAGCGAGCCCGACGACCTCGACCGCGTGGCCCGCGAGCTCGTCGCCCTGGTCCGCTCGGAGATCGGCGCCGTCGCCGCGTTCAAGGACGTCGCGGTCGTCCCCGGGCTGCCGAAGACCCGCAGCGGCAAGATCCTGCGCAAGACGATGCGCGAGATCGCCGACGGCAAGGACGCGGTCGTGCCCTCCACCATCGAGGACGCCGGCGTCCTGGACACCCTGCGCCCGTCCCTGCGCCGCGACTGAGCGGCGGGCGTCGTCAGGGGGTGACGAGCAGGCCGTCGCCCTCACCGACGACGGCTGCGGGCCGGTGCGTGCCCCGGACGAGCAGCGCGCGGGCGGAGGGCAGGTCGACCGGCCGGGACCAGAGGTAGCCCTGGCCCAGCGAGCAGCGGGCGTCCTGCAGCCAGGCGGCCTGCTCGGAGTGCTCGACGCCCTCGGCGACGGTGGTGAGCCGCATGCTGTGGCTCATCGCGATGATCGCCTCGACGAGCGACGCGTCGGCGTACCCGTCGCCCACCTTGTCCACGAAGGACTTGTCGATCTTGAGCACGTCGACGGGCAGCTGCGCGAGGTAGGACAGCGAGCTGTAGCCGGTGCCGAAGTCGTCGATCGCCACCCGGACGCCCCGGTCCCGGAGCCGCGCCAGCGTGGTGATCGTGTTGGTCATGTCGTCGAGCAGCACGCTCTCGGTGATCTCCAGGACCAGCCGCTCGGCCGGCATGCCGGCGCAGCGCAGGGCCTCCACGACCTCGTCGACGAAGTCGGTCTTGGCGAGCTGCTGGGCGGAGATGTTGACCGCCATCGACGGCTGGTGCCGCTCGCTCTGCATGCCGGCGCCGGCCCGGCACGCCTCGAGGAGCACCCAGCTGCCGAGCGGCACGATGAGGCCGCTCTGCTCGGCGACCGGGATGAACTCGAGCGGGGGGAGCAGGCCGCGGGTGGGGTGGTTCCACCGGACCAGCGCCTCGAAGCCGGTGATCCGCTGCGTGGTCAGGTCGACGGTGGGCTGGTAGTGCAGCACCAGCTCGTTCTCGCGGATCGCCCGCTGGAGCTCGGAGCGCAGCGCCAGCTTGCCGAGGGCCTCGGCGTGCAGCCCGGCCTCGTAGACCGCGATGGTGCCCTTGCCGCGGTCCTTGGCCCAGTACATCGCGACGTCGGCGTTGCGGAGCGTGTCGTCGCCGGTGGCCTCGCCTGGCATCGCCTGCGCGAGACCGATGCTGGCCCGCACCGAGTGCTGGTGGTCGTCGACCTGGACTGGGACGGCGAGGGCCTGGAGCAGGCGCTCGGCGACCTCGCGGGCGGCCTCTGCGTCGGCGTTCTCCATCAGGACGGCGAACTCGTCGCCGCCGAGCCGTGCGGCCGTGTCGCCCTGGCGGATCGCGGCGCTGATCCGCTCGGCGACGGTGACCAGGAGCCGGTCGCCGATGCCGTGGCCGAGGCTGTCGTTGACGTGCTTGAAGTCGTCGAGGTCGAGGAACAGCACGCTGAGCGGCTCGGTGGCGCGGTCGCGGCTGCGCAGTGCGTGGGTGAGCCGGTCGCCGAAGAGCTGCCGGTTCGCGAGCCCGGTGAGCGCGTCGTGGAACGCCTGGTAGCTCAGCTCCTGCTGGAGCGCCTGGCGGTCGGTGACGTCGCGGACCGTGAGCACCCAGCCCTGCACGGCCGGGTCGGTCATCAGGTTGGTGAGCGTGCCCTCGAGGGCCAGGTCGCGGCCGTCGGCGTGCCGGGTGCGCAGCATCACCGGCTGGTCGCCCTCGCGGGACGCGGCGAGCATCCGCACGAACATGGGTACGTCGCGGGGGGAGCAGCTGGTCGACGAAGCGCGAGCCGATGAGCTGCTCGGGGGCGAGCCCGAGCACGGCCGCGGACGCGGGGCTGACGAAGGAGGTGGTGGAGTCCGCCTCGAGCACCGCGACCAGGTCGGTGCTGTTCTGGACGAGGGCGAGGAGCCGCCGCTCGCCGGCGTCGAGGACGTGCTTCTCGGTGAGCGCCCGCTGCACCTCGCGGTGCCGGCGGACCAGCTTGCGGAACCAGACCGCCCAGCCGAGGGAGACCAGCACGAGCAGGCTGCCGAGGATCATCCCGGCGCGCCGGTCGACGACGCCGTGCTGCACGTCGATGGCCCGGCCGATCGCGGCGTCGTCCGCGCGGAGGTCCTCGAGGTCGTCCGACGCGAGGCTCTCGGCCCAGGTCCGGGTGAGGGACTGGAGCCGGGCGGCACCGGGCACGTCGGTGGTCGCGAGGGAGCGGACGGCCTCCTCGACGGGCGAGGTGTCGGCACCGGGCTGCCAGGTGGAGAGGGCGCCGGTCAACCGCGCCTGGGCCGACGCCTGCACGTCGACGTGGTCGTCCATGTGGTAGACGGCCTGCAGGAACCCGAACTCCCCCAGCACGATCAAGAGCGTGAACAAGATCGTGAACGGCACCCGGGCACGTGACGACGTGCCTGGCCTCATTGGCTTCCTCCCTGAAACCGTAGAAACACACTTTCCCCCGGAACAGACGGTACAAGTGGAACGTGCCGGTCCGGGGCGTAATGACCGAATACCTGCTCGGCCCGTGACGGGCAGGCCGACCGGTCAGTGGCCGCCGACGAGGGGCGCGACGGCGCGCGCCACGACGCTCGGCCGCCCGGTCAGCCCCTCCTCGGTGTCCGCGAACGACATCGCCCGCAGGCCGGCGTTCACGCCGAGCCAGCGCAGCGGCTCCGGCTCCCAGCGGCGCGAGCGGTGCCCCACCCACGGCAGCCGGACCAGGTCGGTGTCCCGCCGCAGGATCAGGTCCCGCAGCGTCCGGCCGGCCAGGTTCGTCGTACCGACACCGTCGCCGACGTAGCCACCCGCCCACGCCGTGCCCGAGGCCCGGTCCAGGCCGACCGAGGCGACCCAGTCGCGGGGGATGCCCAGCGCGCCGCCCCAGGCGTGCGTGAACCGGGCGCCGGCGACCTGGGGGAGCATCTCGACGAGCGTCTCGCGCAGCATGTCGAAGACCTTCGGCTCCCGGTCGAAGCCCGGCCGGATCCTCGACCCGAAGTGGTACGGCGCCCCGCGACCGCCGAACACGATGCGGCCGTCGGCGGTGCGCTGGCCGTAGACGATCAGGTTGCGGTGGTCGGTGAACGTCTCGCGCTCGCGCAGCCCGATCCGCGCCCAGGTCTCGTCGGGCAGCGGCTCGGTGGCGACGATCAGCGAGTAGACCGGCACCACGTCGCGCGGGTGGCCGTCCAGGCTCACGGTGTAGCCCTCGGTGGCCCGGACCACGACGTCGGCGCGCACCACGCCGTGCTCGGTGACCGCCCGGCCCGGCTCGATCGCCCGGACCCGGGTGCGCTCGTGGATCCGGCCACCGCGCCGCTCGACCGCCCGGGCCAGGCCGCGGACCAGCCGCGCGGGGTGCACGGCGGCGCAGTCCGGGGTGAACGTCCCGCCCAGCGTGCC
It encodes:
- a CDS encoding M1 family metallopeptidase, yielding MSYHGVPKRLSYGGEKPFFAEKDEALAVNQPHIAPWWFPVNDHPRDKATYDVTVAVPRGNQVIGNGTLVSRRTTGARTSYHWRMRQPMSSYLAFFAAGRYRVESGVSHGLPWTVAVSKWFGPTAQAQQLRLMKASPGIVRWLSTQFGRYPFDSTGGVVTSLDTGFALENQSRPTYPFLGNGHEAHTTVVHELAHQWFGDDVSVRRWSDIWLNEGFATWAEWRYDETHGRTGAAARLRQQYSSHPASDPFWRLRIAEPGHKRLFDVPVYDRGAMTLQALRNRIGTTDLLRVLRAWAAQHSYSTGTVEEFEALAARVSGQDLDGFFDAWVRTGRRPAPTAANGLA
- a CDS encoding propionyl-CoA synthetase, which encodes MADYRTEHARSIEDPEGYWAEQARLVDWIKKPQKVLDDEHPPFYRWFPDATLNTCYNALDRHVVHGHGDRTALIYDSAVTGTKKSYSYAQLLEQVAAFAGALRGFGVVAGDRVVIYMPMIPEAVVAMLACARLGAVHSVVFGGFAPRELAVRIDDAQPKVILAASCGIEPSRVVEYKPIIDRALELAEHQPDAVVVKQRPQAEAVLREPLDVDWDMALKAGRTDPAECVEVAATDPLYVLYTSGTTGKPKGIVRDNGGHAVAMAWSLPNIYDVHAGQVWWTASDVGWVVGHSYIVYAPLINGATTVLYEGKPVGTPDAGAFWRVIEEHGVEALFTAPTAIRAIKKEDPDGRLLAGRDLSRFRTLFLAGERLDPETYHWATERLGVPVVDHWWQTETGWPIAANLRGLAPMPIKAGSPSVPVPGFQVEVLAELGVAVPPGSEGAICLKLPLPPGTLTTLWRDDERFVSSYLSAFEGYYLSGDGGYVDEDGYLFVMGRTDDVINVAGHRLSTGSMEAVLASHEAVAECAVIGVADPLKGQVPRGFVVLKAGVASEPDDLDRVARELVALVRSEIGAVAAFKDVAVVPGLPKTRSGKILRKTMREIADGKDAVVPSTIEDAGVLDTLRPSLRRD
- a CDS encoding putative bifunctional diguanylate cyclase/phosphodiesterase, with product MLAASREGDQPVMLRTRHADGRDLALEGTLTNLMTDPAVQGWVLTVRDVTDRQALQQELSYQAFHDALTGLANRQLFGDRLTHALRSRDRATEPLSVLFLDLDDFKHVNDSLGHGIGDRLLVTVAERISAAIRQGDTAARLGGDEFAVLMENADAEAAREVAERLLQALAVPVQVDDHQHSVRASIGLAQAMPGEATGDDTLRNADVAMYWAKDRGKGTIAVYEAGLHAEALGKLALRSELQRAIRENELVLHYQPTVDLTTQRITGFEALVRWNHPTRGLLPPLEFIPVAEQSGLIVPLGSWVLLEACRAGAGMQSERHQPSMAVNISAQQLAKTDFVDEVVEALRCAGMPAERLVLEITESVLLDDMTNTITTLARLRDRGVRVAIDDFGTGYSSLSYLAQLPVDVLKIDKSFVDKVGDGYADASLVEAIIAMSHSMRLTTVAEGVEHSEQAAWLQDARCSLGQGYLWSRPVDLPSARALLVRGTHRPAAVVGEGDGLLVTP
- a CDS encoding NAD(P)/FAD-dependent oxidoreductase, yielding MGCPLSPTSPAWAGLSLWHETADDAWSPRPALPGDTDVDVAIVGAGFTGLWTAYYLLSADPSLRVAVLEAETAGFGASGRNGGWCSALFPASLGTMAALPGSSRGAALALHRAMRETVDEVLAVVAAEDIDALAHKGGTVSLARTGAQLGRARDEVAQARTWGRGPDDVRLLDAAEARAHLDAAGTLGGTFTPDCAAVHPARLVRGLARAVERRGGRIHERTRVRAIEPGRAVTEHGVVRADVVVRATEGYTVSLDGHPRDVVPVYSLIVATEPLPDETWARIGLRERETFTDHRNLIVYGQRTADGRIVFGGRGAPYHFGSRIRPGFDREPKVFDMLRETLVEMLPQVAGARFTHAWGGALGIPRDWVASVGLDRASGTAWAGGYVGDGVGTTNLAGRTLRDLILRRDTDLVRLPWVGHRSRRWEPEPLRWLGVNAGLRAMSFADTEEGLTGRPSVVARAVAPLVGGH